AAGCTAACAGTCACGGATGAGGCTTCGGCCGTGGAAGCTTTGGGGGAGCAGGTTCATTTGGTACCTGCCCCGTCGACAAATATAAAAATAACTACGCCTGCTGATCTAGCCCTAGCTTCGATGATTTTGAAGGTGTAAGTGATATGGCGAATGTGAAATATGCGGTGATGGGAGACATTCACGGTAACTGGGAAGCTCTCAGCGCCGTTTTGGAAGATGCTCATGCCCAAGGGGTAACGAATTATACCTGCGTCGGAGATATGGTAGGCTATAATGCCAACCCCTCTGAATGTCTGGCGAAAATTCGTGAATTGAACGCTATTTGCGTTCGAGGTAATCATGATCATTACTGTTCGCACGATGAATGTATTCGTGATTTCCATCCTCTCGCCGCCAATGTGGTGGACTGGACGCGGAATCAGTTGACTGAGGATGAACTGGCCTTCCTGAAGCAACTCAAAATGGTGAGAGTGGTAAGCAGTTTCACTCTGGTTCACAGCACTTTGGATATGCCCGAGAAATGGGGCTATGTATTTGATGAATTGGAAGCGGAGTCCAA
The window above is part of the bacterium genome. Proteins encoded here:
- a CDS encoding metallophosphoesterase family protein; this encodes MANVKYAVMGDIHGNWEALSAVLEDAHAQGVTNYTCVGDMVGYNANPSECLAKIRELNAICVRGNHDHYCSHDECIRDFHPLAANVVDWTRNQLTEDELAFLKQLKMVRVVSSFTLVHSTLDMPEKWGYVFDELEAESNFNYQSTTVCFYGHTHQPVVFEKSGYVRRLNVAGVISVTLGKKYFVNVGSVGQPRDGDNRASYAVYDTTARQFEIRRVNYDIETAQKKIIAAGLPERLAVRLGLGV